The genomic segment TGCACGGCATCGGCTTCGACGTGCTCGTCGAAGTACCAGGTGACGTCCTCGCCGAAGCCGTGGCGCCGGAAGCCGTCGCCGTACGAGCGGTTGGGCAGCGACGAGGTCATCTCGAACGCGGCCAGGTGGCCGACGGTGGCACCGACGAGCCGGCGGCTGAGTCCGAACATCGACATCATGTTGTGCGCCGCCAGCACGATCGCGGGCACCCGGTCGACGTAGGCGCCGTACGTGTCGTCGAGGCCGCAGCCGCGCATCGTCTGCGCGAAGATCGCGGCGTGCACGCGCCCGGGATCGCCGCCGCCGTACTCGTCTGCCTGGATCTCGACGAGCGCAGCCTTCGGCCGCCCGGTGAGCCGCGGGATCGCCCACGAGTGCGGGTCGGCCTCGCGCAGCGTGTAGATGCTCTTGATGATGAGGAACTCGTCGAGCTGCGCGCGATCGGCCTTCTTCGCGACGAAGCGCGAGGCGCTGGGCGCAGGGGTCGGCGCAGTCATCTCGAACAGCAGCCGCGCGACGGCATCCTGCGTCGGCTCGGGGAGTTCGGGCATCGGCACGAGGGCGCGCAGCTGCGCCTCCATCGCCCGCTCGAGGCGTCGGCGGACGGCGATGAGCGTCGGATGCCACTCCCATTCCGCGTCCAGCGCGGGAACCGATCCGTACGCCGGCGCATAGAGGAGGAAGAGCGCGAGCTGCACGTCGTCGTCGTGCAGCACGTCGGAGGTCTCGAGGGCCGCGTCGGCCGCCTGGACGAGCCCGTCGAGGGGGGCGTCGTCGGGCTCGGAGGTCAGTATCGCGAGCAGCCGCTCGCTCAGGTGCCCGCGCGCGGCGAAGGGGGCCGGCGAGGTGCGCGGCAGCAGGTCGGTCATCGTCGTCTCCCGTGTGGTGCCTTCGAAGGCTCGCAGACGGGGCGGGGCCCGGCACGGGGGTTGACGAGACACCACCCGATCGATACGCCGGGTCTTCCGCCCGCCGCAGAACTCCACGGAATCTCGCCGGAAGTGCGGGCGCACGCGTGCGAAGGCACCTGCACGGCCCGATCGGTGGAGTTTCGCCCGGCCGTCAAGGGGACGGTTCCGCTCGACGAGGGCGGCTAGGTTCGAGAGAGTGCCGGCGCGCCGGCGCCGTGACAGGGAGGGCGGATGACACCCGCGGAGAGCGACGAGACCGCTGCGCTGCTCGACGGACGCTATCGGCTGGGCGAGTGCGTCGGCGAGGGCGGCATGGCCCGTGTGTACCGCGCCGAGGACGTGGTCCTCGGCCGGACGGTGGCGATCAAGCTCATCCGACCCGGTGTCGACGGCGCGTCCTCCGAACGTGCCCGCAGCGAGATGACGGTGCTCGCCTCGCTCAATCATCCGTCCCTCGTCACGCTCTATGACGCACGGCTCGAGCCCGGCCGGCCGGAGTACCTCGCGATGGAGTTCGTGAAGGGCCCGACTCTCGCGAAGCGTCTCGAGGCCGGCGCGCTGCCACCTCATATCGTCGCGCACCTCGCTACCGAGCTGGCCGAAGCGCTGCACGTCGTGCACCGGGCGGGCATCGTGCACCGCGACATCAAGCCCTCCAACGTGCTGCTGAGCCCTCCCCAGATCCCCGGCGCCCGGCCGCGCGCCAAGCTCGCCGATTTCGGCATCGCCTACCTCCTCGACGCGTCGCGGCTGACCTCGCCCGGCCTCGTGATCGGCACCGTCGCCTACCTCGCGCCCGAGCAGGTCCGCGGTGGGGACCCGGCGGCGGCGTCCGACATCTACTCGCTCGGTCTGGTGCTCCTCGAGTCGCTCACCGGCGAGCGGGTGCATCCCCGCGGTGCGGGAATGGCCGCCGCGGTGGCGCGGCTGGAGACGCCGCCCACGGTGCCCGAGTCCCTGGGCCCGGGGTGGATGCAGCTGCTCTCGCGCATGATCAGCGTCGAGCCGGGTGATCGGCCGACGGCCGCGGAGGTCGCCGCCGCGGTCGGGAAGCTGATCGAGCGGATGCCTCCCCACCGCGCGTCGGCCGCGCACACGGCGGCGACGGTTCCGCTGACGGCGCCCACGCTCGTGGCTCCGCTCCCGGGAGCCGCACCCGCGGTAGCGGTGGGCGCGGCGGCCGGAGCGGCGGGAGCGGCGGGAGCGGCGCGACCGGGAGCCGTGAGCGCGGCAGGAGCGGCGGGAGCGCACGGAGCGGCTGGAGCCGTGGGCGCGGGAGCCGTGGGCGGTGTCCCGGGCGTCGCCGGGGGCGCGGCATCCGCTCCGGCCCGTCCCGCGGGATGGGGGAGCCGCGCGGCCGCGCCGGACCGGGAGCGGCGCCGGAAGCGCCTCGTCGCCCTCGCGGGTGCCGGACTGGCCGCAGCCCTCGTGGCGCTCGCGACGGTGTTCGGGATCTCGGCGGTGAACGGTCCCCAGGAGTCGCCGGAGCCGGCGTTGACGGTGCCCGCCGAGCCGTCGCCGCCTGCCGAA from the Microbacterium atlanticum genome contains:
- a CDS encoding iron-containing redox enzyme family protein, whose translation is MTDLLPRTSPAPFAARGHLSERLLAILTSEPDDAPLDGLVQAADAALETSDVLHDDDVQLALFLLYAPAYGSVPALDAEWEWHPTLIAVRRRLERAMEAQLRALVPMPELPEPTQDAVARLLFEMTAPTPAPSASRFVAKKADRAQLDEFLIIKSIYTLREADPHSWAIPRLTGRPKAALVEIQADEYGGGDPGRVHAAIFAQTMRGCGLDDTYGAYVDRVPAIVLAAHNMMSMFGLSRRLVGATVGHLAAFEMTSSLPNRSYGDGFRRHGFGEDVTWYFDEHVEADAVHEQIAGRDLAGALAEDEPGLLADIVFGAAACLAVDDLVGAHVLDAWTAGRSALREPVAIGE
- a CDS encoding serine/threonine-protein kinase, which codes for MTPAESDETAALLDGRYRLGECVGEGGMARVYRAEDVVLGRTVAIKLIRPGVDGASSERARSEMTVLASLNHPSLVTLYDARLEPGRPEYLAMEFVKGPTLAKRLEAGALPPHIVAHLATELAEALHVVHRAGIVHRDIKPSNVLLSPPQIPGARPRAKLADFGIAYLLDASRLTSPGLVIGTVAYLAPEQVRGGDPAAASDIYSLGLVLLESLTGERVHPRGAGMAAAVARLETPPTVPESLGPGWMQLLSRMISVEPGDRPTAAEVAAAVGKLIERMPPHRASAAHTAATVPLTAPTLVAPLPGAAPAVAVGAAAGAAGAAGAARPGAVSAAGAAGAHGAAGAVGAGAVGGVPGVAGGAASAPARPAGWGSRAAAPDRERRRKRLVALAGAGLAAALVALATVFGISAVNGPQESPEPALTVPAEPSPPAEDTGKDVVVDPGVTEEQRRDAERAQKLAEEAQKKAEREQKKLEAEQRRQVEEERKGGPGRGDNDGGDDD